One Salmo trutta chromosome 24, fSalTru1.1, whole genome shotgun sequence genomic region harbors:
- the LOC115160723 gene encoding growth factor receptor-bound protein 14 isoform X4, with protein sequence MKNHCIDDHSWTLFEHLSHLGIERTIEDHESVMEVLSGWGVDTDSRLYFRKNYAKYEFFNKPLDFFPDHMVSLSSETNGIMNHSQLIQTFLNSSTCPEIHGYLHAKEQGRKSWKKFYFVLRRSGLYFSNKGTSKEPRHLQFIAEFSDGDVYTLLSAKKIHGAPTDYGFCVKSTKRGSPRDLKLLCADDEQTRTCWVTAMRLFKYGLQLYQNFIQPHQKQKASPMRSISENSLVAMDFSGHKSRVIENPSEALSVAVEEGLSWRRKSCHRLSSHGSPSTSQSPMSNIALHMAQPWFHSKLSRDEAHRLITQQGLIDGVFLLRDSQSNPKTFVLSLCHTQRIKHFQILPVDDEGDLFYSLDDGHTRFTDLIQLVEFYQLNRGVLPCKLKHHCARVTL encoded by the exons AAAGAACCATAGAAGACCATGAATCTGTGATGGAGGTGCTGTCCGGTTGGGGCGTGGACACAGACAGTCGCCTATATTTCCGGAAGAACTATGCCAAATATGAATTCTTCAATAAACCGCTG GATTTCTTCCCAGATCACATGGTGTCCTTATCAAGTGAGACCAACGGGATTATGAACCATTCTCAGCTAATACAG ACATTTCTCAACTCAAGCACTTGTCCAGAGATCCATGGGTACCTCCATGCCAAAGAACAAGGCAGGAAGTCTTGGAAGAAGTTCTACTTTGTCTTGAGGAGGTCAGGTCTCTACTTCTCAAACAAGGGGACATCAAAG GAACCAAGGCATCTCCAGTTTATTGCCGAGTTCAGTGACGGCGACGTCTACACGTTACTATCGGCGAAAAAGATACACGGAGCGCCGACGGACTACGGCTTCTGTGTCAAG TCTACTAAGCGTGGTTCTCCCCGAGACCTCAAGCTGTTGTGTGCAGATGATGAGCAGACCAGAACCTGTTGGGTCACTGCCATGCGCCTCTTTAAG TATGGGTTACAGCTGTACCAAAACTTCATTCAACCACACCAGAAACAGAAAGCTTCACCTATG AGAAGTATCTCCGAGAACTCCTTGGTGGCCATGGACTTCTCAGGACACAAGAGCCGGGTGATCGAGAACCCATCGGAGGCGCTGTCCGTAGCCGTGGAGGAGGGGCTCTCATGGAGG AGGAAAAGCTGCCACCGTCTGAGCTCCCATGGAAGCCCATCCACCTCCCAGAGTCCCATGTCAAACATAG CCCTCCATATGGCCCAGCCCTGGTTCCACAGCAAACTGTCTAGAGATGAGGCACACCGCTTAATCACGCAACAAGGTCTGATTGATGG aGTATTTCTTCTAAGGGACAGCCAAAGCAACCCCAAGACATTTGTACTGTCACTGTGCCACACACAGAGAATCAAACACTTTCAGATCTTACCG gtggaTGACGAGGGCGATCTGTTCTACAGTCTGGACGACGGTCACACCCGCTTCACTGATCTGATCCAGCTAGTGGAGTTCTACCAGCTCAACCGGGGCGTGCTGCCCTGCAAACTCAAACACCACTGTGCCAGGGTCACCCTTTGA